GAAGGCGATTCGACTGAAGCGATCGGATGGCGCTGTGCTGACCGGGAGTCGACCGCGTTCTCGGCCGCTCAGTACTCCGGCGACTCCTCGGGTTCCCCGTCCCGCTTGTTGACGACGCGACCGAACGTGAACAGGCCGTCCGAGAGCCGGTTCAGGTACTGAACTGCCTGTTCGTTGATCTGTTCCTCGCTCGCGAGGGCGACCGCTCGCCGTTCCGCGCGGCGACAGACCGTCCGGGCGTGGTGGAGTTGCGCACCGTGCTCGCTGCCCGTCGGGAGGATAAAGGAGGTCAGGGGCTCCAGTTCCTCGTCGTACTCGTCGATCCAGTCCTCGATCGTCTCGACGTGGTCGGCACGGATCGCCGGATCGTCCTCGTCGGGATCGGGGTTCGCGAAGTCCGCCTGCACGACGTGGAGGTGGTTCTGGACCGTCCGCAGTCGA
The nucleotide sequence above comes from Halosolutus halophilus. Encoded proteins:
- a CDS encoding cob(I)yrinic acid a,c-diamide adenosyltransferase; protein product: MSIYTGRGDEGKTDLRDMTRVSKASARIEAYGTVDELNALVGTIRPTGHDDVDDRLRTVQNHLHVVQADFANPDPDEDDPAIRADHVETIEDWIDEYDEELEPLTSFILPTGSEHGAQLHHARTVCRRAERRAVALASEEQINEQAVQYLNRLSDGLFTFGRVVNKRDGEPEESPEY